The Phaseolus vulgaris cultivar G19833 chromosome 5, P. vulgaris v2.0, whole genome shotgun sequence genomic interval cgtggaccaagtcgaatgactgaacgtcccatcagccatacaagaagcgccacgtggatcaattcgaatgactgaacgtcccatcagccatacaagaagcgccacgtggatggcacaggcgaaaccttgagctcttcgctgtcctcaggcatcgaccaaggccaaggtcaaagtcaatgtcaaggtaaagataacgcccaaggcgacgccagcatgagacgcccgaggcgtcgcccggaagggcgcaaagggcgacgccagcgtgagacatcgcgggcgtcgccaatcCAAATATCAGCAgtgtcgcctccccgatacccacaggtaggaaagactgtggagggagacgaaatcgaagaaaGCAAAGCTAGttagcggcgtcgcctccccgatacccacaggtaggaaagactgtggagggagacaagatcgccaaacgccagcgaatcagtAGCCgggttgttccccgatacctatgggaaggaaagaccatggagggaacgacccccctcCCCCtagagcactcggcgttttagacacccggggacgatacggtgctgctatAGCaagcctctccttaggcgtgggcgccgggcactAAGAATCAGGGGACGAATCACTTAGGTGATTAGAGACCCCGTTAGGCgagcctctccacgggcgtgggCATCAACGCGTGACCTTAAACGGGTATAGTACAGGCAAAACAACCGAAGCACACGAAGGCAAAGGACGAAAGTAAAAGCACACGGGCGGAATTCTAGATCGCAAGGGCACAAGAGTAATCATACAAAAACCCAGAGTTATAGCAAGAGTGTAGACGATTCAAAGAGTTACAAATTTATCAAAGAGGGTTAAAACGAGCGTAAAGGAAGGAGCTGATGATCGAAGGTGGCGTTTCAATCGTCCATCTCTAGGGGCACGacttttccatcaacaatgtggtgagtggaatcgcagttggaaAGGTCAATCCCCGGATTCGTGCAGACAGCTTGGGCTAGAACCTcctggaatccctcctcgaaagtgcccaccatgtcctggatgagggcctttttgtccttctctagctcctcaatggTGGCATCCCCAGAAGCtccctgcttctccaaagcctccttctccacgcggagtCGGCTGACCTCGActtgcagtttgtcgtagtcaacctggagaaggcccatagctttggcctgggtagccatttcTCCTTCCATCCGCTCCATTGCGTCATCTTGCTCACAGCAACGGGCCTTCAAGTCTTTTTGAACTTCTTCATAAGCTTCGACGATGTCTTGAAGGCTCGTTACCTGAACTttgagggcgacttcccgagcGTAGAAGTCGGACTGGAGCTCTaccgcctctgccagttgtccCTCAgcctctgctttggactcttgcgcctgcttcagggTGTTTTGGTaggcttcgttctggcgtcccagagttttcttttcctcctccagggcagttacccttgtttccaaggcttggAGGGTTTGAGATTGCAGGACAgcatttctggcctgggcgcgccattcaagggccaccgccaagaaggcccccaagtagaaaggcatgccctccttcctgtcggtgccctctggcattgttccaccactgaagcccctcatcagatgcatgattggaggagggatggcaataaaatcgggggcggcagcgacagAGGCAGGAGACGTAGAGACCTTTGCCGGTGGCGGGGGTGGAGCAGACTCGGCGCCTTCACCCATATCCTCTTGGACGGGTGTGGGGGGAAGGGAAGTAGCGCTGGGAGGATTGTCCCTGAAAGAATCCTCTCCCTAGGGCGACGCCGCCGGTAGGAGGGGAACCCTTgcagatttcctcctcttgaagggtgccacgccatcCGAGTCCTCGTTGTCGGATatgatctccaagacccgtttccctttgtcgagGGGGTTTGGGGTCGGCGATGAGGCCACAGCAAGAGGAACGGCGGCGAGAGGCGGAGGAGAGCCAGGAGTCTGAAGCGCCTCAGGGCTAGGGGGGACGGTGAAGATGAACCTAGTGGAGCTTCAGTAGGAGTCGGTGGTGGCGGAGGCAGGGTCGATGAGGGGTTCGGGTCAGCAGCAGGGGTAGAGGAGGCGCCCGCTTTGGCCGCACGAGCGTCCTTTATcgccttcgccagcatcatccttttggaggcgcccatcaccgatcctacattcagataaACCAAGCAGCAAAAGTCAAAGCTAAAGCAATTGTGCAAAATCACAAAACGCGTAGAAACGTGAGACGCGAATCACATGGCACAATGTAAAACAAGTGGAAGAGGCTGTGGGAACAAACATTCGGTAGCAAGGTACTCACAACAAAAGAGGACGGGGGAAGAGTCTCTTACCAAAGtatgtggtcagggcgtgagcgttATATTCGCTCGCAACAAGCTTCAATGTATCAAAAATGATTCCCAACCCGGCCAAAGccttgcttacctccctgtcagcaggggatagctcttccagggttttggccctaagcagcttagggcgctccgtccaataaagggggaagccatccaaggctgtggggtcgtgcttggcacTGCACACCCTAAAgcattttcctttccagtttttgtaagagttttggaagagggagaggaggatcctgcccgcgatcccggaaaagcttacccagaagcttttcccctacttcttcacttcgaagaaatgcaggaaaacaTCCACGGAGGGAAGGATGCCCAGGtgcccgcagagaatttggaaaccccttacaaatgcccaactgttggggtggagATGGGCGGGGGCTGTATTAATCtcagtgaggagttccctctcaaagggGGTAAATGGGAGACACACTCCTACGCGTTTAAACACCGTCTGGTACATAAAGAAGAAGGGGTTCCCCTtcctaggtctgtcgtccaaacagacaggttccccaggcctgccgggatgGACGGATATGTGAGCGTCgtgagtgcggcagaaagcgttaaagttgtacaagtggggatccccacgatgagcttccaggtcctagaaggtagtcaggctggtacactcgttcaagagctcgtcgggggcccatgggtagaaggctttgtagatggacttgggggtcttgggggaggaatcagaCTCCGCATTtgtgcgcgtcatggtgtgaataaatagctggagaaagaagaaggaaaaaggttttaacaaagtgatgccaagacagaaaaaggagtaaaaccccaggaaataccacccacgcgagaaaacctaGAAAGAAAGAGGAGGGAACGGAGAAGAACAGAGGAGCGGAAGAACACAGTAATGCGCAAAtaataaacagtcccaggcagttcaatataCAGTGATGCAatgtgatgaagaagaagagtcgTGGAGACgcgaaaatcatacctttgacgtcgatgttgggaaggaaggaaaacacGAAGGAAAGAGCAGAAGTTGCAGAGAAAGGCTTGAAGgtgatgaacagtgcggaggtGCAGAGAGAATGAATGAAACAGTGggtgtgagcgcggggtttgggataacttaaacgttacatttgcaacccaagaagCGCTAATCaggagccgtgagatcgtgccgcgcgtcaaaggattaagcgccCAAGGGAAGCGCAAGGGACTTTTGAGGCTGGCCGTGCAatgagccacgtggcgcgcgattaagcgtagcccaaaaggtgtttctccccgcttcagaggatgtctaatcagccattaagagtgCCCCTAGGGTTCAGAGATTgtcacgtcaacaattcgaaaattgttgagtcagcagggaatgacacgttatcagggtgacacgtggacggcgtgggcgaggccttagtctttgcgctgaagacaagtcttcggcttaagactggggggcttgtgtaccgtcccgtatctgggcgttgacaaagtcaaagtcaaagtcaacgcctggagtcaaagtcagCACAAGGCGTCgtctaggtgaagagacgccaaatGCCGGcttcgccaagaggaagcgtcgccaaggcaaggcgtcgcctaggcaaaggcgtcgcccaaccagggcgtcgccaaaagcaaatatcattaagtcaaggcaGTCACAGcgcggttccccgatacccatgtgatgtgaatgtaactacaagaacacatgattcttgacattcttaggaacaacttgagctggatttaaaaggcactctactttagaattggatcaatgttctaaattcaagaactcaccaaaactaagcaccaaccaagactcatattgaagtccatgtattgtcaaattgaatcaaaacaaaaggaaagaagaacaagaattaaaactggacagaatttaaatgatagctactgaatcaaaacagaattaagaacacaatgctggaaacacaaaataaatggtagaaaaagaagtaaactctaggaatcaaaactaccgaatggaaaattgaagaaaagggaagaagaacacttatagaataagatgcttgctggattttgagaattggaagaagccattcacgccacttggaaccttgaaccaagataagtgatggagtgccaccacttgaagctcaccatagctcacaagataaggcaaagaagaggaagactcaaaactcacaaattctctcccaaattgagtatagtctctctactataaaattccaatctgaattgtacaagctaagcacctttatttatagcctagaggtgctgaaaatgcaagctaaatggcacacaaatgcaatgaaattcggtttggcaccccctaggctcctatctacactccccactagactcccttactacttacacctttttattacattcacacccctattctataaaagaaataagaagagccattttattatactcttgtcccaaagctcttgccatgctcctagtaattcgttgggcttgggccccttgttgggcttggaccccttgatgggcttgggccccttgttgggcttggtcttcatggcctagagcatcctctacttggtttccatcatgctccccgggttggagagaattcgtccacgaatttgggaaacctgcagcaaaaggagtgagatcagtaacattgaaagaattactaccaagataagtagagggcatatctaactcataggcattatcattaatcctcttgatgacttggaaagggccatcaccacgaggcataagtttggacttccttagagaaggaaatctatcctttctcaaatgaagccaaacccaatcaccgagctcaaagattaatgcctttctcctttggttggcagtgtcagcatacttaccaactttcttctcaatttgtaacttgatgcggttatgcaaatctttaataaaagatgccttttcaaaaccgtctttgcatagaacctcatcaaggacaggaatgggaagaagatctagaggtgtgaggggattaaacccataaacaacctcaaaaggagaatggttagtggtggaattcactactctattataggcaaattcaacatgaggtagtaaatcctcccaagcccttggattcccggaaataaagcatcttaataattgacccaaagttctattaaccacttcggtttgaccatcagtttgggggtggcaggtagtagaaaacagaagtttggtgccaagtttcccccataaggtctgccaaaagtgacttaagaacttagaatccctatcagatactatacttctaggaagtccatgcaaacgaacaacttccttgaagaaaagatttgcaatatggcatgcatcatccactttgtggcatggaataaaatgagccattttagaaaaacggtccactaccacaaagatggaatccttacccttcgatgtcttgggtagtcctaagataaaatccatagaaatatcaacccaaggcattgtagggataggaagaggggtatataaaccatggggttggaccttagatttagccttcctacatgctatacatctatcacagaaggtatgtacggatttgcgcatgtgaggccaaaagaaatgttcatgcaatgtttctaaggtcttagctaccccaaaatgtcccataagcccaccctcatgagcctctctaacaagagattgtctaatagatccttggggaacacaaagtctttttcctttgaaaagaaaaccattatgtaagaaaaagtctttatgacctcccttggaacactcttgatagattagagagaaatctaagtcatcatgataaagttcctttatgtgatcaaaacctaaatattgaacatttaaaacatttaacaaggtatatcttcgtgaaagagcatcggccactacattaattttaccttgtttatgtttgatcacataaggaaattgctcaataaactccacccacttagcatgtctcttattaagcttgctttggcttttcaaatatttaagggactcatgatcactatgaatcacaaattcctttggaaaaagataatgttgccaattttgcaaagctctaacaagagcataaagttctttatcataagtggagtaattgagatgactccctttgagtttctcactaaaataagcgatggggtgtccttcttgaaggaggacggccccaatgcc includes:
- the LOC137834104 gene encoding uncharacterized protein → MPFYLGAFLAVALEWRAQARNAVLQSQTLQALETRVTALEEEKKTLGRQNEAYQNTLKQAQESKAEAEGQLAEAVELQSDFYAREVALKVQVTSLQDIVEAYEEVQKDLKARCCEQDDAMERMEGEMATQAKAMGLLQVDYDKLQVEVSRLRVEKEALEKQGASGDATIEELEKDKKALIQDMVGTFEEGFQEVLAQAVCTNPGIDLSNCDSTHHIVDGKVVPLEMDD